The Humulus lupulus chromosome 3, drHumLupu1.1, whole genome shotgun sequence genome window below encodes:
- the LOC133824702 gene encoding putative leucine-rich repeat receptor-like serine/threonine-protein kinase At2g24130: MKQDDTKPSDQDNPNIMKLSSFMDKLNMVFITTMVMLLLQHLVLTTSGRAIISPPRHSLATDKAALLTFKKTIFHDPYSALLNWNDTVHVCRFNGVRCDRHHHRVAQLILNESQLVGLLSPYLSNLTGLRILVLINNHLYGTFSQEFSSLRNLRYLRLDGNRLEGPIPQYIAHLPKLIGAVFLGNRFTGTLSPSFFSNCSLNLESFDVADNKLSGNFPADIGNCKNLWSLSLYNNQFTGVLPHSLIYTSLGNLDVEYNNFSGELPSKIVGNLPGLIYLHLSYNSMESHDSNTNLTPFFDALVNCTNLMELELAGMKLGGRLPASVGELGQNFTSLQLQENRIIGTIPPSISNLEKLDLLNLTSNLLNETISLEIGKFQNLEQLFLSHNKFSGPIPEIFDRFPSLGLLDLSQNEFTGEIPSTIGNLSRLNFLFLNHNRLSGKIPGALGRCSELHKIDLSYNRLSGTIPSFISSLSEMRIFINFSHNQLEGPLPLELSKLKDVQEVDLSSNNLSGSISPLISSCIAVKLINFSHNAITGKLPDSLGELKNLEVFDVSWNHLSGMIPPTLAKIHSLKYLNFSVNDLEGIIPSGGIFNSITSLSFLGNPHLCGRTFGILACPRKKHFFRSRMFLGIFATVIFISAFFTTICCAIGIRRVRVIISSRRQESIRRKQRTAPEPIPNFPRITYRELFKATAGFDDQRLVGSGSYGRVYKGVLSDETAIAVKVLHVQSGNSTKSFTRECQVLKRIRHRNLIRIITACSLPDFKALVLPYMANGSLESRLYPHSGSGLETGSSDLTLQQRVNICSDIAEGMAYLHHHSPVRVIHCDLKPSNVLLNDDMTALVSDFGIARLVMTAAGGNAAAFENMGDSTANMLAGSIGYIAPEYGFGSMTSTKGDVYSFGTLVLEMVTRKRPTDDMFGGGLSLHRWVKNHYHGMVEKVVDSSLVRASKDQLPEVMKMWEVGIGELIELGLLCTQESPSTRPTMLDAADDLDRLKRYLTGDTTATFASSLGISSSTIGDY; encoded by the exons ATGAAGCAGGATGACACAAAACCATCAGACCAAGACAATCCCAACATAATGAAACTATCAAGTTTCATGGACAAGCTCAACATGGTCTTCATCACCACCATGGTCATGCTTCTACTCCAACACCTCGTTCTAACTACTTCTGGCCGAGCCATAATATCTCCACCGCGCCACTCCTTAGCCACTGACAAAGCAGCTCTTCTCACCTTCAAGAAAACCATCTTCCACGACCCTTACTCAGCCCTTTTGAACTGGAACGACACCGTTCACGTCTGCCGTTTCAACGGCGTTCGATGCGACAGACACCACCACCGCGTGGCTCAGCTCATCCTCAACGAGAGCCAGCTCGTTGGACTGCTCTCGCCGTACCTTTCTAACCTCACCGGTCTTCGGATTCTAGTCCTCATTAACAACCACCTCTATGGAACCTTTTCACAAGAGTTCTCTTCTCTTCGAAACCTTCGTTATCTTCGACTTGATGGGAACCGATTAGAAGGTCCAATACCACAGTACATTGCCCATCTTCCTAAGCTGATTGGTGCAGTTTTTTTAGGTAACCGTTTTACCGGTACACTCTCGCCTTCTTTTTTCTCCAACTGTTCTCTCAACTTAGAGTCTTTCGATGTTGCTGATAACAAACTTAGTGGGAATTTCCCAGCTGATATTGGAAACTGTAAGAACTTGTGGAGTCTGAGTCTGTATAACAACCAGTTCACTGGTGTACTTCCTCACTCTCTGATCTATACTTCACTTGGGAATTTAGATGTTGAGTATAACAACTTTTCGGGTGAGTTACCTTCTAAGATTGTTGGGAATTTGCCTGGTTTAATTTACCTTCATCTGTCATATAACTCGATGGAAAGCCATGATTCAAACACCAATCTCACACCATTCTTCGATGCTCTCGTGAACTGTACTAACTTGATGGAACTCGAGTTGGCTGGTATGAAACTCGGCGGGAGATTGCCTGCTTCGGTTGGTGAACTCGGACAAAATTTTACATCCTTACAACTTCAAGAGAACAGAATCATTGGAACAATTCCTCCCAGCATATCAAACCTTGAAAAGCTTGACCTACTGAACTTGACATCCAATCTCCTGAATGAAACCATTTCGCTTGAGATAGGAAAGTTCCAAAACCTGGAGCAACTTTTCTTGTCACACAACAAATTTTCAGGCCCAATTCCTGAGATATTTGACAGATTTCCATCTCTGGGGCTTCTTGATCTTTCTCAAAACGAATTCACTGGAGAAATACCATCAACTATAGGTAACTTGTCGAGACTCAATTTCCTTTTCCTTAACCATAACCGCCTTTCTGGGAAAATTCCTGGTGCATTAGGACGCTGCTCGGAGCTGCACAAGATTGATTTGTCGTACAACAGATTGTCAGGGACAATCCCTTCTTTTATCTCAAGTTTGAGTGAGATGAGGATCTTTATTAATTTTTCTCATAACCAACTCGAAGGGCCTTTGCCATTGGAGCTGAGCAAGCTAAAAGATGTTCAAGAGGTGGATCTGTCTTCAAATAACCTCAGTGGAAGCATTTCTCCACTGATATCAAGCTGCATTGCTGTGAAATTGATTAACTTCTCACACAATGCTATAACAGGCAAGCTTCCCGACTCCTTAGGTGAATTGAAGAATCTTGAAGTGTTTGATGTTTCATGGAATCACTTGTCCGGAATGATTCCACCAACTCTGGCCAAAATCCACTCACTCAAATATCTAAACTTCTCAGTCAATGACTTGGAGGGAATCATTCCCTCTGGCGGGATCTTCAACTCTATCACTTCTCTTTCCTTCCTTGGAAATCCTCATCTTTGTGGAAGAACCTTTGGCATACTCGCCTGCCCTCGCAAGAAACACTTTTTTCGCTCTCGAATGTTCCTTGGCATATTTGCTACAGTGATCTTCATATCAGCATTCTTCACCACAATATGTTGTGCCATTGGAATCCGCCGCGTTCGAGTTATTATCTCATCAAGGAGACAAGAATCTATTCGAAGAAAACAAAGAACTGCCCCTGAACCTATTCCCAACTTCCCAAGAATTACCTATAGAGAATTGTTTAAGGCCACTGCAGGGTTTGATGACCAAAGACTAGTTGGCTCAGGCAGCTATGGGCGTGTCTACAAGGGAGTTCTTTCAGATGAGACAGCTATAGCAGTCAAGGTTTTACATGTCCAATCAGGAAATTCAACAAAGAGTTTCACTAGAGAATGCCAAGTCTTAAAGAGAATTAGGCATAGAAATCTGATAAGGATCATAACAGCTTGTAGTCTGCCTGATTTCAAGGCTCTTGTTCTTCCTTACATGGCAAATGGGAGCTTGGAAAGTCGGCTTTATCCGCATTCAGGATCAGGGTTGGAAACAGGTTCTTCTGATCTGACTCTCCAACAAAGAGTGAACATTTGCAGTGACATAGCAGAAGGGATGGCATACTTACACCACCACTCTCCTGTTCGAGTCATACACTGCGATTTAAAGCCGAGCAATGTTCTTCTCAACGATGACATGACAGCTTTGGTTTCTGATTTTGGTATTGCCAGGCTTGTCATGACAGCAGCAGGTGGAAATGCAGCAGCCTTTGAGAACATGGGAGATTCTACTGCAAATATGTTAGCAGGATCAATTGGCTACATTGCACCAG AATATGGATTTGGCTCAATGACATCAACAAAAGGAGATGTGTACAGCTTTGGAACCTTAGTACTAGAGATGGTGACGAGAAAAAGACCGACGGACGACATGTTTGGTGGCGGTCTGAGCTTGCATAGGTGGGTGAAGAATCACTACCATGGAATGGTGGAAAAGGTGGTGGACTCTTCTCTGGTGAGAGCTTCAAAAGATCAGTTGCCTGAGGTAATGAAAATGTGGgaagtgggaattggagagttgATCGAACTGGGCCTTCTATGCACACAAGAGTCACCCTCCACTAGGCCAACAATGTTGGATGCTGCAGATGACTTGGATAGGCTTAAAAGATACCTCACTGGGGACACCACAGCAACCTTTGCTTCTTCTTTAGGGATATCTTCTTCCACTATTGGTGACTACTAA